A single window of Pseudomonadota bacterium DNA harbors:
- a CDS encoding NAD(P)H-hydrate dehydratase gives MKLVTARQMRELDTRTINEVGVPGVVLMELAGQGAFKFIEKQNWLPSKTHPVLILAGKGNNGGDALVVARWLRLAGYTNLEVALLAEATLINGDARTNLECYRNLGGSVTEITTIDAWDNFCRKSENFSLIIDGILGTGLKSSLRGLYAAVIGIINEQLGDHVLALDIPSGLHADRGVPLGDAVKADATVTFGYGKTGLFVYPGKEYAGNVKIIDIGIPAVFLDSLEATKLLTTDDCRKLLPPPPALNGHKGNRGHLLTIAGSRGKSGAALYTAYSALKTGCGLSTLATPSSLAAGIEGRIPELMMTPIADGGQGRVGEMNVPDIEQICLGKQAIAVGPGLGTKAEAHELIIKLLKNISIPMVLDADALTVLTPNLEALAEKKADIILTPHPGEMSRLLKIPTREVQQNRLELSRDFACRYNVCLVLKGAGTIIAAPDGNVAINNSGNQYLATAGSGDILTGIIGSFLAQGLSPLSACHLGVYAHGLTADILAEDGNKHGITAGDLLQTIPHALTEIEKDVC, from the coding sequence ATGAAATTAGTCACTGCCAGGCAGATGCGTGAACTTGACACCAGAACCATTAATGAAGTGGGAGTGCCCGGCGTGGTACTGATGGAACTGGCCGGACAGGGGGCGTTTAAATTTATCGAAAAACAAAACTGGTTACCGTCAAAAACCCATCCTGTTTTAATCCTGGCCGGCAAAGGCAATAATGGCGGGGATGCCCTGGTGGTGGCCCGCTGGCTACGGCTGGCCGGCTATACAAACCTTGAGGTTGCCCTGTTGGCTGAAGCGACCTTGATAAATGGAGATGCCAGAACCAACCTGGAGTGCTATCGGAACCTGGGTGGTTCAGTTACTGAAATTACCACCATTGATGCCTGGGATAATTTTTGCCGGAAGTCGGAAAATTTCAGTCTGATCATTGACGGAATTCTGGGTACCGGCCTTAAAAGCTCCCTCCGTGGTTTGTACGCAGCAGTTATCGGCATAATCAATGAACAGCTGGGGGATCATGTCCTGGCCCTGGATATTCCCTCGGGCCTTCATGCCGACCGGGGCGTGCCGCTGGGAGATGCGGTCAAAGCCGATGCCACCGTAACCTTCGGCTATGGAAAAACCGGTCTTTTTGTCTATCCTGGGAAAGAATACGCCGGAAATGTTAAAATTATCGATATTGGCATTCCAGCAGTATTTCTTGATTCTCTGGAAGCTACCAAGTTACTAACCACTGACGATTGCCGGAAATTACTGCCACCGCCGCCGGCATTAAACGGTCACAAGGGAAATCGTGGTCATCTTTTGACTATCGCCGGCTCCCGGGGAAAATCCGGGGCTGCACTTTATACTGCCTACAGCGCTTTAAAAACCGGTTGTGGCCTCTCAACCTTAGCCACTCCATCATCCCTGGCTGCCGGCATCGAAGGCCGAATCCCGGAATTAATGATGACGCCCATTGCCGATGGTGGCCAGGGACGGGTAGGGGAGATGAACGTCCCCGACATCGAGCAAATCTGTCTGGGGAAACAGGCCATTGCCGTCGGTCCTGGTTTAGGTACCAAGGCCGAAGCCCATGAATTAATTATTAAACTGCTGAAAAACATTTCCATTCCCATGGTTCTTGATGCCGATGCCCTCACCGTTTTAACCCCGAACTTGGAAGCACTGGCAGAAAAAAAAGCTGACATTATTCTTACTCCCCACCCGGGAGAAATGTCCAGACTGTTAAAGATACCCACCCGGGAAGTCCAGCAGAATCGTCTCGAACTGTCCCGTGATTTTGCCTGCCGCTATAATGTTTGCCTGGTTCTCAAAGGAGCCGGAACCATCATTGCCGCCCCGGATGGCAACGTCGCCATTAACAACAGTGGCAATCAATACCTGGCAACTGCTGGGTCCGGCGATATCTTAACCGGCATTATCGGCAGTTTTCTGGCCCAGGGATTATCTCCCCTGTCAGCCTGCCATCTGGGAGTCTATGCTCACGGTCTGACTGCTGATATACTGGCAGAAGATGGAAACAAACATGGCATAACCGCTGGTGATCTTCTCCAGACTATTCCCCATGCATTAACAGAAATAGAGAAAGACGTTTGCTGA
- a CDS encoding CBS domain-containing protein — protein sequence MSVGKFCNREVVIVETTATIIETAQIMRHHHVGDLVVVDQRSGKPEPIGIVTDRDIVISVIAAQVDMVSLTVGDLMSGELITAKEDDGLWDTLQRMRGGGMRRLPVVDAARALVGIITVDDILELLAEEMGDLVRIIKQEQVKERGLKA from the coding sequence ATGTCAGTGGGAAAATTCTGCAATCGTGAAGTGGTGATCGTTGAAACCACGGCGACCATCATTGAAACAGCCCAAATCATGCGCCATCACCATGTGGGCGATTTGGTCGTTGTTGATCAACGCAGCGGCAAACCGGAACCCATCGGCATTGTTACTGACCGGGATATTGTTATTTCTGTCATTGCAGCGCAGGTGGATATGGTATCTTTGACCGTCGGTGATCTCATGAGCGGTGAACTGATTACCGCTAAAGAGGATGATGGGTTGTGGGATACCCTCCAGCGGATGCGTGGAGGTGGAATGAGACGGTTGCCGGTGGTGGATGCCGCCAGAGCATTGGTTGGAATTATCACCGTTGATGATATCCTGGAACTGCTGGCTGAGGAGATGGGGGATCTGGTCAGAATTATCAAGCAGGAGCAGGTAAAAGAGCGGGGGCTAAAAGCTTGA
- a CDS encoding YbhB/YbcL family Raf kinase inhibitor-like protein: MECKVNCFWCWRLTIILTGVLVIVWLQPIEAARRGGEVMELKSTAFVQSGKIPARYTCDGQDISPPLEWGAAPKGTESLAIICDDPDAPVGIWVHWVYYDIPVGETRLPEHVRVAEQPATGGRQGINDFRKVGYGGPCPPGGTHRYYFKIFALDVRLNLPVGTTKPQLLKAMSGHILDQAELMGVYRR, encoded by the coding sequence ATGGAATGCAAGGTAAATTGTTTCTGGTGTTGGCGGTTGACGATCATCCTGACCGGAGTGCTGGTGATCGTCTGGCTGCAGCCGATTGAGGCAGCCAGGCGAGGAGGTGAGGTTATGGAATTGAAAAGTACAGCGTTTGTTCAAAGTGGTAAAATCCCCGCCCGCTATACGTGTGATGGACAAGATATCTCTCCGCCTCTGGAGTGGGGGGCTGCGCCGAAAGGGACTGAAAGTCTGGCAATTATCTGTGATGATCCTGACGCCCCGGTGGGAATCTGGGTTCACTGGGTATACTATGATATCCCTGTCGGAGAGACGCGGTTGCCGGAGCATGTCCGTGTTGCGGAACAGCCGGCAACCGGGGGACGCCAGGGAATCAATGATTTTCGCAAAGTCGGCTATGGCGGACCCTGCCCCCCGGGAGGGACACACCGCTATTATTTCAAAATTTTTGCCTTGGATGTCAGGCTCAATCTGCCGGTGGGAACCACTAAACCCCAATTGCTCAAAGCGATGAGCGGGCATATTCTGGACCAGGCTGAATTGATGGGGGTGTATCGCAGATAA
- a CDS encoding CBS domain-containing protein — translation MKAVKDIMTTPVITVTPETNIKDLATLLTKNKISGAPVVDKEGILLGIVTETDLLFTEKPLNIPSFFILLDTLVYLENPFKLDKELKELTARTVADIYTHDCLTATADTPVGKVASLMVAEKKYLLPVIDQNKKVIGVISRTDMMSLIS, via the coding sequence ATGAAAGCAGTTAAAGATATTATGACCACACCGGTAATCACGGTAACCCCTGAAACCAATATCAAGGATCTGGCAACTTTGCTTACCAAAAATAAAATCAGTGGTGCTCCGGTAGTCGATAAAGAAGGAATATTGCTGGGGATTGTAACCGAAACTGATCTTTTATTTACTGAAAAACCTTTAAATATCCCCAGTTTCTTTATCCTTCTTGATACTCTTGTTTACTTAGAAAACCCTTTCAAACTGGATAAAGAATTGAAAGAGCTTACTGCCCGTACTGTCGCTGACATTTATACTCATGATTGTTTAACGGCTACAGCTGATACTCCAGTTGGCAAGGTTGCCAGCCTGATGGTTGCAGAAAAAAAATATCTCCTGCCGGTTATCGACCAGAATAAAAAGGTCATCGGGGTTATTAGTCGCACCGATATGATGTCCCTGATCAGCTGA
- a CDS encoding phosphoribosyltransferase codes for MSLVCELITWKTVQRLARSLAFKLVDASFTPDIIVAIGRGGCVPARIVADYLQVFQVTSIKIEHYTMGAERQRQARIRYPLSVDVDGMKVLIVDDVNDSGDTLILAKEHIDSHEPREIRTAVLHHKIVSYFQPDFAAWRIVKWRWLIYPWAVIEDLTGFIMQMENQSLYPVDIAQRLERDYHITVSQEMLHDVLALISWHENHSPDQ; via the coding sequence ATGTCTTTGGTGTGTGAGCTGATAACCTGGAAAACGGTTCAACGACTGGCTCGTAGCCTGGCATTCAAACTTGTTGACGCTTCCTTCACTCCTGATATAATTGTCGCCATTGGCCGAGGAGGCTGTGTACCGGCACGTATTGTTGCCGATTATCTCCAGGTATTTCAGGTAACCTCAATCAAAATTGAACACTATACTATGGGTGCCGAACGACAGCGGCAGGCCCGGATCAGGTATCCTTTGAGCGTTGACGTTGATGGAATGAAGGTCCTGATTGTTGATGATGTCAATGACAGTGGCGATACTTTGATATTGGCTAAGGAACATATTGATTCGCATGAGCCCAGAGAAATCCGGACGGCCGTTTTACATCATAAGATTGTCTCTTACTTCCAGCCTGATTTTGCCGCCTGGCGGATTGTCAAATGGCGCTGGCTCATCTATCCGTGGGCGGTCATTGAAGATCTTACCGGTTTTATCATGCAGATGGAAAATCAATCGCTATATCCGGTGGATATTGCCCAGCGGCTTGAGCGCGATTACCACATCACTGTTTCGCAGGAAATGTTACATGATGTGCTGGCGCTGATCTCTTGGCATGAAAACCATTCTCCCGACCAGTGA
- a CDS encoding CdaR family protein produces the protein MKILSVIIAILLWFFVIGESKNEMGIDAPLEFKGIPHDVTIVNNIPTDIHVRLKGSSTLLRPLTEKKPLFNIDLSNVKMGENVILLEKKDLKNLPLGVEVIDITPVAITVILDKLIEKHLPVKVKTSGTLPRGYQLSETRIEPGSVLARGTKSYLQDIDTIFTNSVNLSTIKGNATREITLSFDPKRLKFIDPLTVKVFISISEERTQRSINGIRINFINKPSTIGRISISNYFVDLLVNSPQKMLVDKIRHDTKVVVDLASLDTVPQGNTATLPIEVNLPDDAKLIWADPPQIEVVFNRIVKEGK, from the coding sequence TTGAAAATCCTTTCGGTTATCATTGCCATACTGTTATGGTTTTTTGTTATTGGTGAGAGTAAAAACGAAATGGGCATTGATGCCCCCCTGGAGTTTAAAGGAATTCCCCATGATGTCACCATTGTCAACAACATTCCTACTGACATCCATGTCCGCCTGAAAGGTTCATCCACCCTGTTACGGCCCCTGACAGAAAAAAAACCGCTTTTTAATATTGACCTGTCGAATGTTAAAATGGGTGAAAACGTCATCCTGCTGGAGAAAAAAGATTTAAAGAATCTTCCCTTGGGAGTTGAAGTCATTGATATTACTCCGGTCGCTATTACCGTTATCCTGGATAAGCTCATCGAAAAACACCTGCCGGTGAAAGTAAAAACCAGCGGAACCCTGCCCCGAGGGTATCAATTGTCGGAAACAAGAATTGAACCTGGAAGTGTATTGGCCAGGGGTACCAAAAGCTATTTGCAGGATATTGACACGATTTTCACCAATTCCGTTAACCTGAGTACGATCAAAGGTAATGCAACCAGAGAGATAACCCTTTCCTTTGATCCTAAAAGACTGAAGTTTATTGATCCTTTGACCGTTAAAGTTTTTATCAGCATCAGCGAGGAACGTACTCAGCGGAGCATTAATGGAATCCGGATAAACTTTATCAATAAGCCATCGACCATTGGGCGGATCAGTATCAGCAATTATTTTGTTGATCTGCTGGTCAACTCTCCCCAGAAGATGCTGGTTGATAAAATCCGTCATGACACCAAAGTAGTGGTTGATCTTGCTTCCCTGGATACTGTTCCCCAGGGAAACACTGCTACGCTACCCATTGAGGTCAACCTCCCGGACGATGCGAAACTGATCTGGGCTGATCCTCCTCAGATTGAAGTTGTTTTTAACCGTATTGTTAAAGAAGGAAAATAG
- a CDS encoding HPF/RaiA family ribosome-associated protein, with translation MQVPLQISFRNMDPSPTVEAAIKERAAKMDQWHDRIMSFRVMVEAPHKHHEKGKLYHVRIDVTLPGAELVVNREPDLHQAHQDVYVAVRDAFLAMQRQLENYVNRRRGEVKTHEVPPHGRVSQLFPDQGYGIIKTADGREVYFHEHSVLNLDFKKIKIGAEVRFSEEKGDKGPQASSVSVVGKHHIVG, from the coding sequence ATGCAAGTACCATTGCAGATCAGTTTTCGCAACATGGATCCATCACCGACCGTTGAGGCCGCGATCAAAGAAAGGGCGGCTAAAATGGATCAGTGGCATGATCGGATCATGAGTTTCCGGGTCATGGTTGAGGCGCCGCATAAACACCATGAAAAAGGGAAACTATACCATGTGCGGATTGATGTTACTCTGCCTGGCGCTGAATTGGTGGTTAACCGGGAGCCTGACCTTCACCAGGCCCACCAGGATGTCTATGTAGCGGTGCGCGATGCGTTTCTGGCCATGCAGCGGCAACTGGAGAATTATGTTAACCGGCGCCGGGGAGAGGTGAAAACCCATGAGGTTCCACCCCATGGCCGGGTATCGCAGTTATTTCCCGACCAAGGGTACGGCATCATAAAAACGGCTGATGGCCGGGAAGTGTATTTTCACGAACACAGTGTGTTGAACCTGGATTTCAAGAAAATCAAAATTGGTGCTGAAGTCAGGTTTAGTGAAGAAAAGGGGGACAAGGGCCCTCAGGCCAGCAGCGTGAGTGTGGTGGGCAAACATCATATTGTCGGCTAG
- a CDS encoding pyridoxine 5'-phosphate synthase has product MVKLGVNIDHVATIRQARGISEPDPVAAAVLAELAGADGITIHLREDRRHIQDRDLFLLRQVIKTRLNLEMALALEIIAIAEEVKPESVTLVPEKREELTTEGGLDVIGQQGVVENAVRRFHENEIIVSLFIDPDPDQIDASRQVGADFIEIHTGRYCDAETASERDQEFKKIEAACFMARNLNLEVNAGHGLNYRNVQPIAAIPGIYELNIGHSIVGRAVLVGLERAVREMKALLS; this is encoded by the coding sequence ATGGTTAAACTAGGGGTAAATATTGATCATGTGGCAACCATACGCCAGGCTCGGGGTATCAGCGAACCCGATCCGGTGGCCGCTGCGGTCCTGGCGGAGTTGGCCGGAGCGGACGGAATTACCATTCACCTGCGCGAAGACCGGCGTCATATTCAGGACCGCGATCTTTTCCTGCTGCGACAGGTGATAAAAACAAGGTTGAACCTGGAAATGGCTCTGGCTCTGGAAATTATCGCCATTGCTGAAGAAGTCAAACCGGAGAGCGTCACCCTGGTGCCGGAAAAACGGGAAGAGCTGACCACCGAAGGCGGTCTCGATGTCATCGGTCAGCAAGGAGTGGTGGAAAATGCTGTCCGCCGTTTTCACGAAAACGAAATCATCGTCAGCCTGTTTATTGACCCTGATCCGGACCAGATTGATGCCTCCAGACAGGTTGGGGCTGATTTTATCGAAATACACACCGGTCGCTATTGCGATGCCGAAACAGCAAGCGAACGGGATCAGGAATTTAAAAAAATCGAGGCTGCCTGTTTTATGGCCCGCAACCTTAACCTCGAAGTAAATGCGGGACATGGTTTAAATTATCGTAATGTTCAACCAATTGCCGCAATTCCCGGTATATATGAGCTGAATATCGGCCATAGCATTGTCGGAAGGGCGGTTCTGGTGGGCCTGGAAAGAGCGGTTCGGGAAATGAAGGCCCTGCTAAGCTGA
- the glmM gene encoding phosphoglucosamine mutase, which produces MKKLFGTDGVRGIANIDPMTAEMALQIGRATAYICKKKTHRHRIVIGKDTRLSGYMIENALVSGICSMGVDVLIVGPMPTPGIAFLTHSMRADAGMVISASHNPFQDNGIKIFSRDGFKLPDQTEETIEKLILHDAIKDLRPTADEVGKAFRIDDAIGRYIVFLKNTFPAELDLEGLKLVIDCGNGAAYKIAPAVFEELGASVTAIGISPNGKNINADCGSLHPERLKEEVLKVGANLGIAFDGDADRAIFVDETGTEINGDQIMAICALEMARQNRLAKNTLVATVMSNMGLEKALEPQGIKVVRTQVGDRYVVEEMRRQGYNFGGEQSGHLIFMDHNTTGDGILSALQLLAVLVQTGKPLSELAEVMVTYPQLLKNIPVKNKPPLEQVPVLHQRINEIELEIQGRGRLLVRYSGTENKLRVMMEGESIELITGHVDELAELVQQNLGQEEA; this is translated from the coding sequence ATGAAGAAACTTTTTGGTACTGACGGAGTCAGAGGAATTGCCAACATAGATCCGATGACTGCGGAAATGGCCCTGCAGATTGGCCGGGCTACCGCCTATATATGTAAGAAAAAAACCCACCGTCATCGCATTGTCATCGGCAAGGATACCCGCTTGTCCGGATATATGATTGAAAATGCCCTGGTATCCGGCATCTGTTCCATGGGCGTTGATGTCCTGATTGTCGGCCCCATGCCCACCCCGGGCATTGCTTTTCTCACCCACAGTATGAGGGCCGATGCCGGGATGGTAATCTCCGCCTCCCATAATCCTTTTCAGGATAATGGGATCAAGATTTTTTCTCGTGACGGTTTCAAGCTGCCCGATCAAACGGAAGAAACCATTGAAAAGCTTATCTTACATGATGCCATCAAAGATCTGCGGCCAACGGCAGATGAAGTGGGCAAAGCATTCAGGATTGATGATGCCATCGGTCGTTACATTGTTTTTCTGAAAAACACTTTCCCGGCTGAGTTGGATCTTGAAGGACTGAAGCTGGTTATAGATTGTGGCAACGGCGCAGCATACAAAATTGCTCCGGCTGTTTTTGAAGAGCTGGGAGCTTCGGTTACAGCCATCGGCATCAGCCCCAATGGTAAAAATATTAACGCTGATTGTGGCTCTTTACATCCGGAACGGCTGAAAGAAGAAGTTCTCAAAGTTGGGGCCAACCTGGGTATCGCTTTTGACGGTGATGCCGATCGGGCAATATTTGTCGATGAGACGGGCACCGAAATTAACGGCGACCAGATTATGGCTATCTGCGCCCTGGAAATGGCTCGGCAAAACAGGTTGGCAAAAAACACCCTGGTGGCAACGGTGATGAGCAACATGGGGCTGGAAAAAGCCCTGGAACCCCAGGGAATCAAAGTGGTCAGAACCCAGGTGGGTGATCGCTACGTTGTTGAGGAGATGCGCCGGCAGGGATATAATTTTGGCGGTGAACAATCCGGCCACCTGATTTTCATGGATCACAATACCACTGGAGACGGAATACTTTCAGCTTTGCAGTTATTAGCGGTGCTGGTTCAAACCGGTAAGCCGCTATCAGAATTGGCCGAAGTGATGGTTACCTATCCCCAGCTGTTAAAAAATATTCCGGTGAAAAACAAACCGCCCCTGGAACAGGTGCCGGTTCTCCATCAGCGAATTAATGAAATTGAGCTGGAGATCCAGGGTCGCGGCCGGTTGCTGGTTCGCTATTCCGGCACCGAAAATAAATTGCGGGTGATGATGGAGGGGGAAAGCATTGAACTGATTACCGGCCATGTGGATGAATTGGCCGAACTGGTTCAGCAGAATCTGGGTCAAGAGGAAGCATAA
- the ade gene encoding adenine deaminase, producing the protein MDVAHLIALARGDKKVDLVLTNLHLVEVVSGEIFPTEIAIAENMIVGIGPGYQGHDTIDFQGRFVCPGFIDAHVHVESSMVRPREFARAVVPHGVTSVVSNPHEIANVLGLAGIYFMIADGKNASLETYITVPACVPATDLATSGASLSLAEIKQLRAEPQVIGLGEVMDMQGVVAGDQRVLAELDAFRGKKIDGHCPGLRGQALNAYIAPGISSDHECTTMEEAQEKLRAGMSIFIREGSAARNLQALVPMITPENERWLSFCTDDRQPVDLLDKGSIDHLVRLAIRYGVPPMTAIRMATVNPAVHFRLDSRGVVAPGRRADLLVFSDLQTVKPELVFQNGVLRARDGTLLPADLGSEVLEAEQQVRDTVHVDWSGMDWRIPVKGKRMRVIGAMPDQLRTETLIMAPSTSDGLAVADPGKDLLKIAVIERHHASGRIGRGFVHGLGLKKGALASTVAHDHHNLMVIGVDDLSMETAARAVAASSGGQAAAVGEQALACLPLPLAGLMSASPIEEVRFQVDSLNNEARNLGSSLHDPFMTMSFLGLEVIPSLKLTDRGLVDVEHQCFVPLFTDS; encoded by the coding sequence ATGGATGTTGCCCACCTGATTGCCCTGGCTCGGGGGGATAAAAAAGTTGATCTGGTATTGACCAACCTGCATCTCGTCGAGGTTGTTTCAGGCGAAATTTTCCCCACCGAAATTGCCATTGCCGAAAACATGATTGTTGGTATCGGACCCGGCTATCAAGGCCATGATACCATTGATTTTCAGGGCCGTTTTGTCTGTCCCGGCTTCATCGATGCCCATGTGCATGTGGAGAGCTCCATGGTGCGGCCCCGCGAGTTTGCCCGCGCCGTAGTTCCCCATGGCGTAACCTCGGTGGTGAGTAATCCTCATGAGATTGCCAATGTTCTTGGTCTCGCCGGAATTTATTTTATGATTGCCGATGGCAAGAATGCTTCCCTGGAAACCTACATTACGGTTCCGGCCTGCGTTCCGGCAACGGATCTCGCAACCTCAGGAGCCAGCCTGTCACTGGCAGAGATCAAACAGCTACGGGCTGAGCCACAGGTGATCGGGCTTGGCGAAGTGATGGACATGCAGGGGGTGGTTGCCGGTGATCAGCGGGTGCTGGCTGAACTGGATGCTTTTCGGGGGAAGAAGATCGATGGCCACTGTCCCGGACTGCGGGGTCAGGCACTGAACGCCTATATTGCCCCCGGCATTTCCTCCGATCACGAATGTACCACGATGGAGGAGGCTCAGGAAAAACTGCGGGCTGGGATGAGCATATTTATCCGCGAGGGAAGTGCGGCCCGCAATCTCCAGGCCCTGGTACCGATGATTACCCCGGAAAATGAGCGCTGGCTTTCTTTTTGCACCGATGATCGTCAGCCTGTTGACCTGCTGGATAAGGGGTCAATTGACCACTTGGTGCGTTTGGCCATAAGATACGGGGTGCCGCCGATGACAGCTATTCGGATGGCCACTGTAAATCCGGCGGTACACTTCCGCTTGGATAGCCGGGGTGTTGTTGCCCCTGGTCGCCGGGCTGATCTGTTAGTTTTCAGTGATTTGCAGACGGTAAAACCGGAGCTGGTGTTTCAGAACGGGGTGCTGCGGGCCCGTGATGGGACGTTGTTGCCGGCCGACCTGGGCTCAGAGGTGTTGGAAGCAGAGCAACAGGTGCGGGATACGGTTCATGTGGATTGGTCCGGGATGGATTGGCGCATCCCCGTGAAAGGGAAACGGATGCGGGTCATTGGGGCCATGCCTGACCAGCTGCGCACCGAGACACTGATTATGGCACCGTCGACCAGCGATGGCCTGGCGGTTGCCGACCCGGGTAAAGATTTGCTGAAAATTGCAGTCATCGAGCGTCACCATGCGTCGGGCCGGATTGGCCGGGGTTTTGTTCACGGCCTGGGGTTGAAAAAGGGAGCACTGGCCAGTACGGTGGCCCATGACCATCACAATCTCATGGTGATTGGTGTCGATGATCTGTCGATGGAAACTGCCGCCCGGGCAGTGGCCGCCAGCAGTGGCGGCCAAGCTGCCGCCGTTGGGGAACAAGCCCTTGCCTGCTTACCATTGCCTCTTGCCGGACTGATGTCAGCTTCCCCGATTGAGGAGGTCCGCTTTCAGGTTGATTCACTGAACAATGAGGCTCGGAATCTGGGATCGTCATTACATGATCCGTTTATGACTATGAGTTTTCTCGGACTTGAGGTTATCCCCTCACTCAAATTGACTGACCGTGGTCTGGTAGATGTGGAACACCAATGTTTTGTTCCCTTGTTTACCGATTCCTGA
- a CDS encoding CYTH domain-containing protein, giving the protein MAIEIERKYLVSSMAWKAQADAGARLLQGYMANTQKVTIRVRIAGEQAWLTLKSASAGIRRKEFECSLPVADAKQILDEFCLGQVIHKTRYRLPLGGHVWEIDVFHDANEGLVLAEIELKNEQENFTLPAWIGQEVSADKRYYNAYLSQTPYSAWPKQ; this is encoded by the coding sequence ATGGCTATCGAGATTGAACGGAAATATCTGGTAAGCTCCATGGCTTGGAAGGCGCAGGCGGATGCTGGCGCCAGACTGTTGCAGGGTTATATGGCAAACACACAAAAAGTTACCATACGTGTTCGAATCGCTGGCGAACAGGCATGGTTAACTCTCAAAAGCGCCAGTGCCGGAATCCGCCGGAAGGAATTTGAATGTTCTCTGCCGGTTGCCGATGCCAAACAGATACTGGATGAGTTTTGCCTGGGGCAAGTGATTCACAAAACCCGTTATCGCCTGCCCCTTGGTGGTCATGTATGGGAGATCGATGTCTTTCACGATGCCAATGAAGGCCTGGTCCTGGCTGAAATCGAGCTGAAAAACGAACAGGAGAACTTTACCCTGCCTGCTTGGATCGGGCAGGAAGTATCAGCCGATAAAAGATATTATAATGCTTACCTGTCCCAAACCCCCTACAGCGCCTGGCCAAAACAATGA
- the acpS gene encoding holo-ACP synthase, with protein sequence MTTIRGIGTDIVKISRIEELISRYGDRFLKRLFLPAEISYCLPKKRPAIHFAARFAAKEAMLKALGTGLSQGISWKDMEVCRQPGAGPEFSFSGRVAELCRKRGITGSMISLSHEQEFALAFVIITGDPL encoded by the coding sequence ATGACGACAATTAGAGGTATAGGCACTGATATTGTTAAAATCAGCCGCATTGAAGAACTGATTTCCCGCTACGGAGATCGTTTTTTAAAGCGGCTTTTTTTACCAGCCGAGATCAGCTACTGCCTACCGAAAAAACGTCCCGCCATCCACTTCGCCGCCCGCTTTGCGGCCAAGGAAGCCATGCTGAAAGCGCTGGGGACCGGCCTGAGCCAGGGGATCAGCTGGAAGGATATGGAGGTCTGTAGACAGCCCGGTGCCGGCCCTGAATTTTCTTTTTCCGGCCGGGTAGCTGAATTATGCCGGAAGCGGGGAATTACCGGCAGTATGATCAGCCTCAGCCATGAGCAGGAATTTGCCCTGGCTTTTGTAATTATTACCGGAGATCCATTATGA
- a CDS encoding N-acetyltransferase family protein: MEIRTANWEDLEAIVSIYNQAVAAGQKTADIIPVTVASRKQWFEAHDPHSYPILVAVYNDIIIGYLTVSAYRPGRMAVRHTAEVSYFVHFDYHHRGVASNLLGHAMHLCPPLHIKTLFAIIIDSNEYNIRLLENYGFKKWGHLPRVAEFHGVEVGHLYYGLRIDGKA; this comes from the coding sequence ATGGAGATACGAACAGCCAACTGGGAAGATCTGGAGGCTATTGTTTCCATCTACAATCAGGCGGTGGCCGCTGGCCAGAAAACGGCAGACATTATCCCGGTCACCGTTGCCAGCCGGAAACAATGGTTTGAAGCCCATGATCCTCATTCCTATCCGATTCTGGTTGCGGTATATAACGATATCATTATTGGATATTTAACTGTTAGTGCGTATCGTCCTGGACGCATGGCAGTTCGCCATACTGCAGAGGTAAGCTATTTTGTCCATTTTGACTACCATCATCGGGGAGTCGCATCAAATCTTTTGGGGCATGCTATGCACCTCTGCCCACCCCTGCACATAAAGACCTTATTTGCCATAATTATTGACAGCAATGAATATAACATCAGGCTTTTGGAGAATTATGGCTTTAAGAAATGGGGACATCTGCCCCGAGTGGCGGAATTTCATGGGGTGGAAGTGGGACATCTTTACTACGGTTTGAGGATTGATGGAAAAGCTTAA